A region from the Marinobacter sp. SS13-12 genome encodes:
- a CDS encoding HigA family addiction module antitoxin, with translation MGESIKNQYEPNYAIQPGEVLNDELNMRDMSQQELSKRTGLSAKHIVSIIKGKSPITPETAIKLERAIGMPANYWLNLESNYQEIKARLDEEEQLESDLNWLKRIPVNEMVKLDWIKRYKDKKEQLKEVLQFFGIASVEQWGDMWPRLSVAYRQSNQSKALPEAVSAWLRKGELDAASIHCASYNKQNFRRALDKIRALTDMPPDEFVPKMQALCSEAGVAVVFVPSLPKTGVSGATRWIHSNKAVIQLSLRYRSNDHLWFTFFHEAGHILLHGKKDLFIERTDKSSNGLDEGKEAEANHFAQNELVPSKAMEKFIRSGARTKADICSFAEEVGIAPGIVVGQLQFRGVLDFKFCNDLKRYYKWEHEQSS, from the coding sequence ATGGGTGAATCGATAAAGAACCAATACGAGCCCAACTACGCGATCCAGCCTGGTGAAGTCTTGAATGATGAGCTGAACATGCGGGACATGAGTCAGCAGGAACTGTCAAAACGGACTGGGCTATCTGCGAAGCACATTGTTTCGATTATCAAAGGAAAGTCTCCGATAACTCCTGAAACAGCGATAAAGCTGGAGCGAGCTATTGGAATGCCGGCCAATTACTGGCTGAACCTTGAGAGCAACTACCAAGAAATAAAAGCCAGGCTAGACGAAGAAGAACAGCTTGAGTCTGACCTTAACTGGCTTAAACGAATTCCCGTCAATGAAATGGTAAAGCTCGACTGGATTAAGCGCTACAAGGATAAGAAGGAACAGCTCAAAGAGGTCTTGCAATTCTTCGGGATTGCCAGCGTGGAGCAATGGGGAGACATGTGGCCACGACTCAGTGTGGCATACCGTCAGAGCAATCAATCCAAGGCGCTTCCTGAGGCGGTCTCTGCATGGCTTAGGAAAGGAGAGCTTGATGCGGCTTCAATCCACTGCGCCTCATATAACAAGCAAAACTTCCGTAGGGCGCTTGATAAGATCCGGGCGTTAACCGACATGCCTCCTGATGAATTCGTGCCGAAGATGCAAGCACTTTGCTCTGAGGCAGGCGTAGCCGTTGTCTTCGTCCCCTCGTTGCCGAAAACAGGGGTCAGTGGTGCTACACGCTGGATTCATTCAAACAAGGCCGTCATTCAGCTGAGCCTACGATATCGTTCGAACGACCATCTATGGTTCACGTTCTTTCACGAAGCGGGCCATATTCTGCTTCACGGGAAAAAAGATTTGTTCATTGAACGGACCGACAAGAGCAGCAACGGCCTCGACGAAGGGAAAGAGGCCGAGGCCAATCATTTCGCACAAAATGAACTAGTACCCTCAAAAGCGATGGAGAAGTTCATTCGAAGCGGTGCCCGAACAAAAGCTGATATTTGTTCTTTCGCAGAAGAGGTAGGGATAGCACCCGGTATCGTAGTTGGACAGCTTCAGTTTAGAGGCGTTCTTGACTTCAAATTCTGTAACGACCTCAAGCGCTACTACAAATGGGAGCACGAGCAATCCTCCTGA
- a CDS encoding restriction endonuclease subunit S, whose product MSARELITEHLDLWTGAVTKKSNSGRGSNGKVELTGVKKLRELILELAVRGMLVEQAPNEAPASVLLDDILEERKRLANEGHIRGHKCPPATELNRLPAKLPDGWAGATLSHLGVFSGGKTPSKSRSEFWNGDIPWVTPKDMKSAEISASEDHVTQDALNAGGLALLPENAVLFVVRSGILRRMFPTAVTRVQCTINQDLKALRLFKPEMARYIQVLSWGFERFILEKLTKTGTTVESLKFSDFANQPFPLPPLEEQHRIVQKVDELMALCDRLEQQTGDQLEAHETLVDTLLGTLTQSENATELADNWARLAAHFDTLFTTEQSIDKLKQTILQLAVMGRLVEQDGGDEPATELLKRIQDGKDQLSQSSKQRKAKPLPPISESEEPFSLPSGWTLSRLDDITDIQGGIAKGKKGSGKKTHTLPYLRVANVQRSSLDLSEIKEIEIAEDEVERYLVRRRDLLITEGGDWDKVGRTAIWDGSIKPMAHQNHVFRARLILAEQNERWLERYLNSQFARNYFAGSSKQTTNLASINKTQLRSCTVPLPPLAEQNRIVQKVEELMALCDQLKERLNKASQTKSQLAEAVVEKSLG is encoded by the coding sequence GTGAGTGCGCGGGAGCTGATTACTGAACATCTGGATTTGTGGACCGGCGCGGTCACCAAGAAGTCCAACAGTGGACGGGGAAGTAATGGCAAGGTTGAGTTGACCGGGGTTAAGAAGCTGCGGGAGTTGATTCTGGAGTTGGCTGTTCGCGGCATGTTAGTGGAGCAGGCCCCCAACGAAGCACCCGCTAGCGTGCTGTTAGACGACATATTGGAGGAAAGGAAGCGGCTGGCAAATGAAGGGCACATTCGAGGTCACAAATGCCCTCCAGCAACGGAGCTTAATAGGCTACCCGCCAAATTACCGGATGGATGGGCAGGAGCAACTCTATCTCATTTGGGCGTCTTCTCAGGGGGCAAAACTCCGAGCAAGTCTCGTAGTGAATTCTGGAATGGAGATATACCTTGGGTAACCCCCAAAGATATGAAAAGTGCCGAAATTTCTGCCTCTGAAGACCACGTGACACAAGATGCGTTGAACGCTGGAGGGCTCGCACTTCTTCCCGAGAACGCAGTTCTCTTCGTGGTGCGAAGTGGCATTCTCAGACGGATGTTTCCAACTGCAGTAACGCGAGTTCAGTGCACTATCAACCAAGACCTTAAAGCGCTGCGACTGTTTAAGCCAGAAATGGCCCGTTACATACAAGTTCTGTCATGGGGCTTTGAGCGTTTTATTTTGGAAAAGCTAACGAAAACGGGCACGACTGTGGAAAGTCTGAAGTTTAGCGACTTTGCGAATCAACCATTCCCGCTTCCCCCTCTGGAAGAACAACACCGCATCGTCCAAAAAGTCGATGAACTCATGGCGCTCTGCGACCGGCTGGAACAACAAACCGGCGACCAGCTCGAGGCCCACGAAACCCTCGTGGACACCCTGCTCGGCACCCTCACCCAATCCGAAAATGCCACCGAACTGGCCGACAACTGGGCCCGTCTCGCCGCCCACTTCGACACCCTGTTCACCACCGAACAGAGCATCGACAAGCTCAAGCAGACCATTCTCCAACTGGCGGTGATGGGGCGATTGGTGGAGCAGGATGGGGGGGATGAGCCGGCGACTGAGCTGCTAAAGCGAATTCAAGACGGGAAAGACCAGTTGTCGCAGTCGTCGAAACAGAGAAAAGCCAAGCCCCTTCCACCAATTTCCGAATCAGAGGAGCCTTTCTCCCTGCCCTCGGGTTGGACTCTTTCACGTTTAGATGACATCACAGACATCCAGGGTGGAATCGCAAAAGGCAAAAAGGGATCTGGCAAGAAAACGCACACTTTACCGTACCTCAGGGTGGCAAACGTCCAGCGGTCGTCACTCGACCTTTCCGAAATCAAAGAAATCGAGATAGCGGAGGATGAGGTCGAGCGTTACCTTGTTCGCCGGCGTGACCTCCTCATTACGGAAGGTGGCGATTGGGACAAGGTGGGCAGAACCGCCATTTGGGATGGAAGCATTAAACCCATGGCGCATCAGAACCATGTATTCAGAGCCCGGTTAATACTGGCAGAGCAGAATGAACGCTGGCTCGAGCGGTATCTGAACTCCCAATTTGCAAGGAACTATTTTGCCGGCTCAAGCAAACAGACCACCAACCTCGCGTCCATAAATAAAACCCAGCTTCGAAGCTGCACTGTTCCCTTGCCACCCCTTGCGGAACAGAACCGCATCGTCCAAAAAGTCGAGGAACTCATGGCCCTCTGCGACCAACTCAAAGAACGCCTGAACAAGGCGAGCCAGACCAAGAGCCAACTGGCTGAAGCCGTTGTTGAGAAATCGCTGGGTTGA
- a CDS encoding oxidative damage protection protein, protein MSRTVFCRKYQEELEGLDFPPMPGKKGEDLYENVSKKAWEEWQAQQTMLINEKHLSLMDPNTRKYLQAQMERFFNNEPFDKAEGYVPPEQ, encoded by the coding sequence ATGAGCCGCACCGTATTCTGTCGTAAATACCAGGAAGAACTTGAAGGGCTGGACTTCCCGCCCATGCCCGGCAAGAAAGGCGAAGACCTCTACGAGAACGTCAGCAAGAAAGCCTGGGAAGAATGGCAGGCCCAGCAGACCATGCTGATCAACGAAAAGCACCTGAGCCTGATGGACCCCAATACCCGCAAGTACCTGCAGGCGCAGATGGAACGCTTCTTCAACAACGAGCCCTTCGACAAGGCCGAAGGATACGTGCCACCAGAGCAGTAG
- a CDS encoding endonuclease NucS domain-containing protein: MAIEQGIWRIGDQPKKLKPAALADEALLEDQVMKDISILNSDWLLIGRQVRTSYDKLIDLLAMDANGSIIIVELKRNKTPRDVVAQTVDYASWVANLSDSDIVDIYLNFARTYRLEHQTLDEAFAAKFRTPLSDITINDSHQMVVVATSLDSSSERIINYLNEYAQISINALFFAAFEDNGQQYLSRAWMIDPDENQERAVTKGKKEPWNGEFYVSFGDNRPWELARELGFIAGGGADWYSKTLSMLSEGDRVWVNIPKTGYVGVGIVTGERERADQHQFETPDGPKTIPEMDTNGPYAHLVHDVDDEAAEYLVPVRWLHTVPKESAFSEVGLFGNQNTVCKPTTPKWSHTVNRLKSVWNIS; the protein is encoded by the coding sequence ATGGCAATCGAACAGGGTATCTGGCGTATCGGAGACCAGCCTAAAAAGCTTAAACCCGCAGCACTGGCGGACGAAGCCTTGCTAGAAGACCAAGTAATGAAGGATATCTCTATCCTGAATTCTGACTGGCTTCTAATCGGTCGCCAGGTTCGTACAAGCTACGACAAGCTTATCGACCTACTCGCGATGGACGCCAACGGTTCTATCATCATCGTTGAGCTCAAGCGGAACAAAACACCGCGCGATGTGGTTGCGCAAACCGTTGATTACGCATCCTGGGTTGCGAACCTGTCTGACTCAGACATCGTCGACATCTACCTGAACTTTGCCCGAACCTACCGGCTTGAACACCAAACACTCGACGAGGCTTTCGCGGCGAAATTTCGGACACCGCTTTCGGATATCACCATCAACGACAGCCATCAGATGGTGGTCGTTGCGACCTCACTCGACTCAAGCTCAGAGCGTATCATCAACTACTTGAACGAGTATGCTCAAATATCCATCAACGCCCTCTTCTTCGCTGCATTCGAAGACAATGGACAACAGTACCTAAGCCGCGCCTGGATGATTGATCCAGACGAGAACCAGGAGCGAGCCGTAACCAAAGGCAAGAAGGAGCCCTGGAATGGCGAATTCTATGTCTCGTTCGGCGACAACCGGCCATGGGAGCTGGCGCGTGAGCTTGGTTTCATCGCTGGAGGAGGCGCGGACTGGTATTCCAAAACCCTCTCAATGCTGTCTGAGGGCGACCGAGTGTGGGTCAATATCCCCAAAACCGGTTACGTGGGTGTCGGCATTGTCACCGGTGAGCGGGAACGAGCCGACCAACACCAGTTCGAGACACCCGACGGACCGAAAACCATTCCAGAGATGGATACCAATGGGCCCTATGCCCACTTGGTTCATGACGTGGACGACGAAGCAGCAGAATACCTTGTTCCCGTGCGCTGGCTGCACACTGTTCCCAAGGAGAGTGCATTTAGCGAGGTCGGCCTTTTCGGAAACCAGAATACAGTTTGTAAACCGACGACGCCGAAGTGGAGCCACACCGTTAACCGTCTAAAGAGTGTATGGAACATCTCCTAA
- the mutY gene encoding A/G-specific adenine glycosylase: MSDRFARKLLAWYDENGRHDLPWHHDRNPYRVWVSEIMLQQTQVTTVIPYFEAFMRRFPDVKALATAPVDDVLSHWSGLGYYARARNLQKAARQVVEKHDGHFPKNLEHLQALPGIGRSTAAAILAQAHQQRAAILDGNVKRVLARYHAIAGWPGKTGVLNQLWERAEQHTPEERIRDYTQAIMDLGAMVCSRSRPACESCPLQAGCEAYARGETSLYPGSKPKKAKPEKTTWMVILEDHQGRILLERRPPSGIWGGLWSLPELDPAYSPEELPDACEQAFGFNCSEPELTSGFRHTFSHYHLHIQPARLTVHSSAQVNDAENHQWIHRAQALTLGLPAPIRTLLTSPEQTVLL; this comes from the coding sequence ATGAGCGACCGTTTTGCCCGCAAACTGTTGGCCTGGTACGACGAAAACGGCAGGCACGACCTGCCCTGGCATCATGACCGGAACCCATACCGCGTGTGGGTTTCGGAAATCATGCTGCAGCAAACCCAGGTCACTACCGTTATCCCCTACTTCGAAGCCTTCATGCGGCGCTTTCCGGATGTGAAAGCGCTGGCCACGGCTCCGGTAGATGATGTGCTCAGCCATTGGTCCGGACTCGGTTACTACGCCCGCGCCCGCAACCTGCAAAAGGCTGCCCGGCAAGTGGTGGAGAAACACGACGGACACTTCCCCAAAAACCTCGAACACCTGCAGGCCCTGCCCGGTATCGGCCGCTCGACCGCTGCAGCCATCCTGGCCCAGGCACACCAACAGCGGGCCGCCATTCTGGACGGCAACGTAAAGCGGGTTCTGGCCCGCTACCACGCCATTGCCGGCTGGCCCGGCAAAACCGGCGTACTGAACCAGTTGTGGGAGCGCGCCGAACAACACACGCCCGAAGAGCGCATCCGTGACTACACCCAGGCCATCATGGACCTGGGTGCCATGGTGTGCAGCCGCAGCCGACCGGCTTGCGAAAGCTGCCCGCTGCAGGCCGGGTGCGAAGCCTATGCCAGGGGCGAAACCAGCCTCTACCCCGGTTCCAAACCCAAAAAGGCCAAGCCAGAGAAAACCACCTGGATGGTGATACTGGAAGATCACCAGGGGCGCATCCTGCTGGAACGCAGGCCACCCAGCGGCATCTGGGGCGGCCTCTGGAGCCTGCCGGAACTGGACCCGGCCTACAGCCCCGAAGAGCTGCCAGATGCCTGCGAACAGGCCTTCGGCTTCAACTGCAGCGAACCGGAACTTACCAGCGGTTTCCGCCACACCTTCAGCCACTACCACCTGCACATCCAGCCAGCGCGGCTGACCGTGCACAGTTCCGCGCAAGTCAACGACGCAGAGAACCATCAATGGATTCACCGGGCCCAGGCCCTGACCCTGGGCCTGCCGGCACCCATCCGCACCCTGCTGACCTCACCGGAACAAACCGTCCTGCTCTGA
- a CDS encoding NYN domain-containing protein, with product MKDLEQHKKIAVLIDADNAQLTKLPLIIEELSSHGHVVVKRAYGDWSIDSLKNWKTVLNELAIQPIQQFAYTKGKNATDASMIIDAMDLLYSSKFDAFALVSSDSDFTKLASRLRESEIYVFGFGEKKTPVSFRSACDDFLFTENLEYPEEAEAAPDEPTKSKAPRKKQEKLPEEVALLKRAWEQTQDDQGWATFSAAGSFLKRTRPDFDPRTYGAKKFSDLLVERSEYFTVKKGANGQGYRAYKPLDQ from the coding sequence TTGAAGGACCTTGAGCAGCACAAGAAAATTGCCGTTCTGATCGACGCCGATAACGCCCAGCTGACCAAGCTGCCGCTAATTATTGAAGAACTGTCTTCCCATGGTCACGTGGTTGTGAAGCGGGCCTATGGCGACTGGTCGATAGACAGCCTCAAAAACTGGAAGACCGTTCTGAATGAGCTGGCGATCCAGCCCATCCAGCAATTCGCCTACACCAAAGGCAAGAACGCCACAGATGCATCGATGATCATTGATGCGATGGATCTGCTCTATTCCTCGAAGTTTGATGCGTTCGCCCTGGTCTCCAGCGACAGTGATTTCACCAAACTGGCCTCACGGCTGAGGGAGTCCGAGATATACGTATTCGGATTCGGCGAGAAAAAGACCCCGGTCTCGTTCAGAAGTGCGTGTGACGATTTTCTGTTTACCGAGAACCTGGAGTACCCGGAAGAAGCGGAAGCCGCGCCTGACGAGCCCACCAAATCGAAAGCCCCACGGAAGAAACAGGAAAAACTCCCGGAGGAAGTAGCGCTGTTAAAAAGGGCCTGGGAGCAAACCCAGGACGACCAGGGCTGGGCAACCTTCTCTGCCGCCGGCTCGTTCCTCAAGCGCACACGCCCGGATTTTGACCCGCGAACCTATGGTGCCAAGAAATTCTCTGATTTGCTGGTTGAGCGGTCCGAGTACTTCACGGTGAAGAAGGGAGCAAATGGGCAGGGGTATCGGGCCTATAAGCCCTTGGATCAATAG
- the hsdR gene encoding EcoAI/FtnUII family type I restriction enzme subunit R, which translates to MDKKKLTERDICSKFINPALEKAGWNMHSQVREEVSFTAGRIIVRGRLHTRGKRRRADYVLSYKKNMPIAIIEAKDNSHSLGDGMQQALAYSDALDAPFVFSSNGDGFLFHDRTGLFGKTESTLSLDEFPSPDTLWELYCEFKGITQAGRQTVEQPYYDDGSGRTPRYYQTVAINRAVEAVARGQNRILLVMATGTGKTFTAFQIIWRLWKSKQKKRILFLADRNILVDQTKNNDFKPFGQAMTKVTNRTVDPSYEIYLSLYQAVTGSEEEQNIYKQFSPDFFDLVVIDECHRGSASVDSAWRQILEYFSAATHIGLTATPKETKEVSNIDYFGEPVYTYSLKQGIEDGFLAPYKVVRIDLDRDLQGWRPNKGQTDKHGELIDDRIYNQRDFDRTLVLEKRTEVVAQKVTEFLEQTDPYQKAIVFCEDIDHAERMRQALVNLNPKRVKENRKYVMRITGDEQEGKAELDNFINPEERYPVIATTSKLMTTGVDAQTCKLIVLDQRIQSMTEFKQIIGRGTRINDDYNKHWFTILDFKKATELFADPAFDGDPVKVYVPGAGDPVNPDDEQATPTSDPEHECGEEPEGYEVEPGSGWETDDPTGGDTSGPGEGGGTGGGRTRYVVGDVEVNVIAERVQYLGPDGKLITESLKDFTRKKVKEQYATLTEFLKRWNETERKQTIIEELAEQGVIWDDLIKDVSKKLGAEPDPFDVICHIVYDQPPMSRKERAEQVRKKDYFSKYEGASKQVLDALLDKYTDDGIEPIEDMKVLTIAPFSQLGAPMELLQAFGGKPGYTEAVKDLEDELYRQTS; encoded by the coding sequence ATGGACAAGAAAAAGCTCACAGAGCGGGACATCTGCAGCAAGTTCATCAACCCGGCTTTGGAGAAAGCCGGCTGGAACATGCACAGTCAGGTGCGGGAGGAAGTATCGTTCACCGCTGGTCGTATCATCGTTCGTGGTCGCCTGCACACCCGAGGCAAGCGCCGCCGGGCGGATTACGTTCTGAGCTACAAGAAGAACATGCCCATCGCCATCATTGAGGCCAAGGACAACAGTCACAGCCTTGGTGACGGTATGCAACAGGCACTGGCCTACAGCGATGCCCTCGATGCACCGTTCGTCTTCAGTAGCAATGGCGATGGCTTCCTGTTCCACGACCGTACCGGCCTTTTCGGCAAAACCGAATCCACCCTGAGCCTGGACGAATTCCCCTCCCCTGACACGCTCTGGGAGCTGTACTGCGAATTCAAAGGCATCACCCAGGCTGGCCGGCAAACCGTCGAACAGCCTTACTACGACGACGGCAGTGGTCGAACACCTCGCTACTACCAAACGGTCGCCATCAACCGCGCCGTGGAAGCAGTGGCACGGGGCCAGAACCGAATCCTGTTGGTAATGGCCACTGGCACAGGTAAAACCTTTACCGCTTTTCAGATAATCTGGCGGCTCTGGAAGTCTAAGCAGAAGAAGCGAATCCTGTTCCTGGCCGACCGCAACATTCTTGTGGACCAGACCAAGAACAACGACTTCAAGCCCTTCGGCCAGGCCATGACCAAGGTGACGAACCGAACGGTGGATCCTTCTTATGAGATTTACCTGTCCCTGTACCAGGCCGTCACCGGCAGCGAGGAAGAGCAGAACATCTACAAACAGTTCTCGCCCGACTTTTTTGACTTGGTGGTTATTGACGAGTGCCACCGGGGCAGCGCCTCCGTGGATTCCGCCTGGCGCCAGATTCTGGAATATTTCTCTGCTGCGACTCACATCGGACTCACGGCCACACCAAAGGAAACCAAAGAAGTCTCCAACATCGACTACTTCGGCGAGCCGGTTTACACCTACTCCTTGAAGCAAGGGATCGAAGACGGCTTCCTCGCCCCATATAAAGTGGTCCGCATCGACCTGGACCGCGACCTGCAAGGCTGGCGTCCGAACAAGGGCCAGACCGACAAGCACGGCGAGCTGATAGATGACCGCATATACAACCAGAGGGATTTCGACCGCACTCTGGTTCTTGAGAAGCGCACCGAAGTGGTGGCACAGAAAGTCACCGAGTTTCTGGAGCAGACCGATCCGTACCAGAAAGCCATCGTGTTCTGCGAAGACATCGACCACGCCGAACGCATGCGCCAGGCCTTGGTGAACCTGAACCCGAAGCGGGTGAAAGAGAACCGCAAGTACGTGATGCGCATTACCGGCGATGAGCAGGAGGGTAAGGCCGAGCTCGACAACTTCATCAACCCGGAAGAGCGTTACCCGGTAATTGCTACCACCAGCAAACTGATGACCACTGGCGTGGACGCACAAACCTGCAAGCTCATCGTGCTGGACCAGCGCATTCAGTCCATGACCGAGTTCAAGCAGATTATCGGCCGTGGCACCCGTATCAACGATGACTACAACAAGCACTGGTTTACCATCCTGGACTTCAAGAAAGCCACCGAGCTATTTGCAGACCCGGCCTTCGATGGCGACCCGGTGAAGGTCTATGTGCCTGGAGCTGGAGACCCGGTTAACCCTGATGACGAACAGGCAACGCCTACCTCAGATCCGGAGCACGAATGTGGTGAGGAACCAGAAGGCTATGAAGTGGAGCCCGGTTCTGGGTGGGAAACCGACGACCCGACGGGCGGTGATACCAGCGGCCCTGGTGAGGGCGGCGGAACAGGTGGAGGCAGAACTCGTTACGTGGTGGGTGATGTCGAAGTGAACGTTATTGCTGAACGTGTCCAGTACCTGGGGCCGGACGGCAAGCTTATCACCGAGAGCCTGAAGGACTTCACCCGCAAGAAAGTGAAAGAACAGTACGCCACGCTCACCGAGTTTCTCAAGCGCTGGAACGAAACGGAACGTAAGCAGACCATCATCGAAGAATTGGCCGAGCAAGGCGTCATCTGGGATGACCTCATCAAGGACGTGAGCAAAAAGCTGGGTGCCGAGCCCGACCCCTTCGATGTCATCTGCCACATCGTTTACGACCAGCCGCCCATGAGCCGCAAGGAACGGGCCGAACAGGTGCGCAAGAAGGATTACTTCAGCAAATACGAGGGGGCCAGCAAACAGGTTCTGGATGCCCTCCTGGACAAGTACACCGATGACGGAATCGAACCCATCGAAGACATGAAGGTGCTCACCATCGCCCCCTTCAGCCAGCTCGGTGCGCCCATGGAGCTGCTACAGGCCTTTGGCGGCAAGCCCGGCTACACCGAAGCCGTGAAAGACCTGGAAGACGAGCTGTACCGGCAAACCTCATAA
- a CDS encoding class I SAM-dependent DNA methyltransferase — MSISTTIKSIQDIMRKDVGVDGDAQRIGQLVWMLFLKIFDDREQEWELFYDAYKSPIPEKLRWRNWAADPEGMTGDELKDFIDNTLFPGLQNLEPAGDDYRGVVIRNVFEDAYNYMKSGQLMRQVINKLQEGVDFNKSAERHELGDMYEQILKDLQSAGNAGEFYTPRAVTEFMVNRVDPKLDEKVMDPACGTGGFLTCTIEHKRKNYVDTPKDEQTLQKSIHGVEKKPLPHLLATTNLILHGIEVPDQIKHDNTLARPLISWGPKERVDIIVANPPFGGMEEDGIETNFPSAFRTRETADLFMTLFIHLLRDGGRAAVVLPDGFLFGEGMKTRLKEKLLEECNLHTIVRLPNGVFNPYTGIKTNLLFFTKGKPTETVWYYEHPYPEGYKSYSKTKPMKFSEFQTEIDWWGTKADGFASRVETEQAWKVPIDDIKARNYNLDIKNPHVGEQVNHDPDELLAKYEQQQAEIQEIRHQLRDILADALSHSTDGGAA, encoded by the coding sequence ATGTCTATCAGCACGACCATCAAATCCATCCAGGACATCATGCGCAAAGACGTCGGCGTAGACGGCGATGCACAGCGTATCGGCCAGTTGGTCTGGATGCTGTTCCTGAAAATCTTTGACGACCGGGAGCAAGAGTGGGAGCTGTTCTACGACGCCTACAAATCGCCGATTCCCGAGAAGCTGCGCTGGCGCAACTGGGCGGCCGACCCGGAGGGCATGACCGGCGACGAACTGAAAGACTTCATCGACAACACCCTGTTCCCCGGCCTTCAGAACCTGGAACCGGCCGGTGACGACTACCGGGGCGTGGTCATCCGCAACGTGTTCGAGGATGCCTACAACTACATGAAGTCCGGCCAGCTCATGCGCCAGGTCATCAACAAGCTGCAGGAGGGCGTCGACTTCAACAAGTCCGCCGAGCGCCACGAGCTGGGCGATATGTACGAGCAAATCCTCAAAGACTTGCAGAGCGCCGGCAACGCCGGTGAATTCTACACCCCGCGGGCGGTAACCGAGTTCATGGTCAACCGGGTAGACCCGAAGCTGGACGAGAAAGTAATGGATCCTGCCTGCGGCACCGGCGGCTTTCTCACGTGCACCATTGAGCACAAGCGCAAGAACTACGTGGACACGCCGAAGGACGAGCAGACCCTGCAAAAGAGCATCCATGGCGTCGAGAAAAAGCCCTTACCGCACCTGCTGGCCACCACCAACCTGATTTTGCACGGCATCGAAGTGCCGGACCAGATTAAGCACGACAACACCCTGGCCCGCCCGCTCATAAGCTGGGGCCCGAAAGAGCGGGTGGACATTATCGTGGCCAACCCACCCTTCGGCGGCATGGAAGAAGACGGTATCGAAACCAACTTCCCCAGTGCCTTCCGCACCCGGGAAACCGCCGACCTGTTCATGACCCTGTTCATCCACCTGCTGAGGGACGGCGGCCGCGCCGCCGTGGTGCTGCCAGACGGCTTTCTATTCGGCGAAGGCATGAAAACCCGCCTCAAGGAAAAGCTCCTGGAAGAATGCAACCTGCACACCATCGTGCGCCTGCCTAACGGTGTGTTTAACCCTTACACCGGCATCAAGACCAACCTGCTGTTCTTCACCAAGGGCAAGCCCACCGAAACCGTGTGGTACTACGAACACCCCTACCCGGAAGGCTACAAGAGTTACAGCAAAACCAAGCCCATGAAGTTCTCGGAGTTCCAGACCGAAATCGACTGGTGGGGCACCAAGGCCGATGGCTTTGCCAGCCGAGTTGAAACCGAACAGGCCTGGAAGGTACCCATCGACGACATCAAGGCCCGTAACTACAACCTGGACATCAAGAACCCGCATGTAGGTGAACAGGTTAACCACGACCCGGACGAACTGCTGGCCAAATACGAACAGCAACAGGCCGAAATCCAGGAAATCCGCCACCAACTGCGGGACATCCTTGCCGATGCTCTCAGCCATAGCACCGACGGAGGTGCGGCGTGA